One stretch of Burkholderia oklahomensis C6786 DNA includes these proteins:
- a CDS encoding OprD family porin: protein MTQHQSMKRVARAVLLAWGLPMLAGVSIAGAARADDAAPAAPAKAAPAATLAQQATTPNAIINADATQEVMPPEPVSSQSKSKGFIADSHFDVLFRNYADVLDAKGGPHRRAWIQGVMANFESGYTGGLIGFGVDASIYAALKLDGGAGAGNMVHIAKGGGGSNQLAWAFPGIYDVKARISNTVIKYGLQAVDNPFLEQHDNRALPPTFLGATIVSNEFKNVMLEAGSFTKTNARGHTTLTNLTTQYGGTRVDRFTYLGGTWDYSSTGSASFYAGQADDVWRQYYGSVKQSYGSPQTVKWTGFGNFYSTHDTGDARQGKIDNNAYSLSLAAQHGPHELLLGYQQVLGDQFFDYLNETNGIFLVDSMDVDYNAPHEKSLQLRYTFYGKEAGLPGFKAMVWGVTGWGADGSASAALDPTRSSIYWKDGAPVQGRHHEFGFIPSYTIQSGKFKDTKITFIAMWHVGSTHYSDSTNQEYRLVVNVPVKVF from the coding sequence ATGACACAACATCAATCGATGAAGAGGGTCGCGCGAGCAGTCCTGCTCGCGTGGGGACTGCCGATGCTCGCCGGCGTGTCGATCGCAGGCGCGGCGCGTGCGGATGACGCGGCGCCGGCCGCGCCGGCGAAGGCGGCGCCCGCCGCGACGCTTGCGCAGCAGGCGACGACGCCGAACGCGATCATCAACGCCGACGCCACGCAGGAGGTCATGCCGCCGGAGCCGGTGTCGAGCCAGTCGAAATCGAAAGGCTTCATTGCCGACAGTCATTTCGACGTGCTGTTCCGCAACTACGCGGACGTGCTCGATGCGAAGGGCGGGCCGCATCGCCGCGCGTGGATCCAGGGCGTGATGGCGAACTTCGAGTCCGGCTATACGGGCGGGCTGATCGGCTTCGGCGTCGACGCGTCGATCTACGCGGCGCTGAAGCTCGACGGCGGCGCGGGCGCGGGCAACATGGTGCACATCGCGAAGGGCGGCGGCGGCTCGAACCAGCTCGCTTGGGCGTTTCCCGGCATCTATGACGTGAAGGCGCGCATTTCGAACACCGTGATCAAGTACGGTTTGCAGGCGGTCGACAATCCGTTCTTGGAGCAGCACGACAACCGCGCGCTGCCGCCGACGTTCCTCGGCGCGACGATCGTCAGCAACGAATTCAAGAACGTGATGCTCGAAGCGGGCAGCTTCACGAAGACGAACGCGCGCGGCCACACGACGCTCACGAACCTGACGACCCAATACGGCGGCACGCGCGTCGATCGCTTCACGTACCTGGGCGGCACCTGGGATTATTCGTCGACGGGCTCGGCGTCGTTCTATGCGGGCCAGGCCGACGACGTATGGCGCCAGTACTACGGCTCGGTCAAGCAGAGCTACGGCTCGCCGCAGACGGTCAAGTGGACGGGCTTCGGCAACTTCTATTCGACGCACGACACGGGCGACGCGCGCCAGGGCAAGATCGACAACAACGCGTACAGCTTGTCGCTCGCCGCGCAGCACGGTCCGCACGAACTGCTGCTCGGCTATCAGCAGGTGCTCGGCGATCAGTTCTTCGATTACCTGAACGAAACGAACGGCATCTTCCTTGTCGATTCGATGGACGTCGACTACAACGCGCCGCACGAAAAATCGCTGCAGTTGCGCTACACGTTCTACGGCAAGGAGGCGGGGCTGCCCGGCTTCAAGGCGATGGTGTGGGGCGTGACGGGCTGGGGCGCGGATGGCTCCGCGAGCGCGGCGCTCGATCCGACGCGCTCGAGCATCTACTGGAAGGACGGCGCGCCGGTGCAGGGCCGCCATCACGAGTTCGGCTTCATCCCGTCATACACGATCCAGAGCGGCAAGTTCAAGGACACGAAGATCACGTTCATCGCGATGTGGCACGTCGGCTCGACGCACTACTCGGACAGCACCAACCAGGAATACCGGCTGGTCGTGAACGTGCCTGTGAAGGTGTTCTGA
- a CDS encoding ABC transporter ATP-binding protein, translated as MSAATDLVSSTSSFVSASPDAPGGVGTAGVGAPDAGARSNDTSHDVDALLSVRDLKVHFRVPLGGYPWSPKGTLRAVDGVSFDVKRGETVGLVGESGCGKSTLARALIGLAPITAGTVQWRGEPIASGARRDARKIRREMQMIFQDPLASLDPRMTIEQVVAEPLVTHRPGIGREEVRRRVLTMLERVGLNVHHLLRYPHEFSGGQCQRVGIARALIGEPHLVICDEPVSALDVSIQAQIVNLLRDLQRELSLSYLFVAHDLAVVKAISQRVLVMYLGRVMEFGTRRDVYGAPQHPYTRALLAAAPTPEPARERARRPLLLASEMPSPLDPPSGCAFRTRCPEAIDACAREVPQPEVRGGSAARVACIRAGAAGAQR; from the coding sequence ATGAGCGCCGCGACCGATCTCGTTTCTTCTACTTCCTCGTTCGTTTCCGCTTCGCCGGATGCGCCGGGCGGCGTCGGAACCGCCGGTGTCGGTGCGCCCGACGCCGGCGCGCGAAGCAACGACACATCGCACGACGTCGATGCGCTGTTGTCGGTGCGCGATCTCAAGGTGCATTTCCGCGTGCCGCTCGGCGGCTACCCGTGGTCGCCGAAAGGCACGCTGCGCGCGGTCGACGGCGTGTCGTTCGACGTGAAGCGCGGCGAGACCGTCGGGCTCGTCGGCGAATCGGGCTGCGGCAAGTCGACGCTCGCACGCGCGCTGATCGGCCTCGCGCCGATCACGGCGGGCACCGTGCAATGGCGCGGCGAGCCGATCGCGAGCGGTGCGCGCCGCGACGCGCGCAAGATCCGCCGCGAGATGCAGATGATCTTTCAGGATCCGCTCGCGTCGCTCGATCCCCGGATGACGATCGAGCAGGTCGTCGCCGAACCGCTCGTCACGCATCGGCCGGGCATCGGCCGCGAAGAAGTGCGCCGCCGCGTGCTGACGATGCTCGAGCGCGTCGGTCTGAACGTCCATCATCTGCTTCGTTATCCGCACGAATTTTCCGGCGGCCAGTGCCAGCGCGTCGGCATTGCGCGCGCGTTGATCGGCGAGCCGCATCTCGTGATCTGCGACGAGCCCGTGTCCGCGCTCGACGTGTCGATCCAGGCGCAGATCGTCAACTTGCTGCGCGATCTGCAGCGCGAGCTGTCGTTGTCCTATCTGTTCGTCGCGCACGATCTCGCGGTCGTCAAGGCGATCAGCCAGCGCGTGCTCGTGATGTATCTAGGCCGCGTGATGGAATTCGGCACGCGCCGCGACGTGTACGGCGCGCCTCAGCATCCATACACGCGCGCGCTGCTCGCCGCCGCGCCGACGCCGGAGCCCGCGCGCGAGCGCGCGCGGCGGCCGCTGTTGCTCGCGAGCGAGATGCCGTCTCCGCTCGATCCGCCGTCGGGCTGCGCGTTTCGCACGCGGTGTCCGGAAGCGATCGACGCCTGCGCGCGCGAGGTGCCGCAGCCCGAGGTGCGCGGCGGATCGGCCGCGCGCGTCGCTTGCATTCGGGCCGGCGCCGCCGGCGCGCAGCGCTGA
- a CDS encoding ABC transporter ATP-binding protein produces MALLEVRNLGVRFTRREGEPVDAVSGVSFSLEAGKTLGIVGESGSGKSQTVMALLGLLAGNGSTSGEALFDGENLLEMSMRQLNEVRGNRIGMIFQDPMTSLNPFLTIERQMTESLQLHRKMSRKDAIRRAIEALEAVRIPDAARRIRMYPHEFSGGMRQRVMIAMALLLEPEILIADEPTTALDVTVQAQIIELLRELNREHGTSIVLITHDMGVVAGLADDVMVMYAGRTVEYASADAIFSAPSHPYTIGLLNALPRLDAPDDTPLVAIPGSPPLPGQGMLGCAFAKRCSHASDRCGAERPELTAYSDTGAVRACHRPIAEIMGGLR; encoded by the coding sequence ATGGCGCTACTCGAAGTCAGGAATCTAGGCGTGCGCTTCACGCGCCGGGAAGGCGAGCCGGTTGACGCGGTGTCGGGGGTGTCGTTTTCGCTCGAAGCGGGCAAGACGCTCGGCATCGTCGGCGAATCGGGCTCCGGCAAGAGCCAGACGGTGATGGCGCTGCTGGGCCTGCTCGCGGGCAACGGCTCGACGTCCGGCGAAGCGCTGTTCGACGGCGAGAATCTGCTCGAAATGAGCATGCGGCAGTTGAACGAAGTGCGCGGCAACCGGATCGGGATGATCTTCCAGGATCCGATGACCTCGCTCAATCCGTTCCTGACGATCGAGCGGCAGATGACCGAGAGCCTGCAGCTGCATCGGAAGATGTCGCGCAAGGACGCGATCAGGCGCGCGATCGAAGCGCTCGAAGCAGTCAGGATTCCTGACGCCGCGCGCCGGATCCGGATGTACCCGCACGAGTTCTCGGGCGGCATGCGCCAGCGCGTGATGATCGCGATGGCGCTGCTGCTCGAGCCGGAGATCCTGATCGCCGACGAGCCGACGACCGCGCTCGACGTCACCGTGCAGGCGCAGATCATCGAGCTGCTGCGCGAATTGAACCGCGAGCACGGCACGTCGATCGTGCTGATCACGCATGACATGGGCGTCGTCGCGGGGCTCGCCGACGACGTGATGGTGATGTATGCGGGCCGCACGGTCGAATACGCGAGCGCCGATGCGATCTTCTCCGCGCCGTCGCATCCGTACACGATCGGCCTGCTGAACGCGCTGCCGAGACTCGACGCGCCCGACGACACGCCGCTCGTCGCGATCCCCGGCAGCCCGCCGCTGCCCGGCCAGGGCATGCTCGGCTGTGCGTTCGCGAAGCGCTGCTCGCATGCGTCCGATCGATGCGGCGCCGAGCGCCCCGAGCTGACTGCCTATTCGGACACGGGCGCCGTGCGCGCGTGTCATCGGCCCATCGCGGAAATCATGGGAGGGCTGCGATGA
- a CDS encoding ABC transporter permease has protein sequence MTPVSSSIELPRPADTPPRSRTPLELAARRFVRNRAALASLAVLVLIALACFVGPLLSPNDPAASDWSSISLAPTLANMHWFGTDELGRDLLVRTLIGGRVSLEVGLLGTFVSGLFGVAWGAIAGFAGGRVDATMMRVVDMMYAIPYLLIAILMMTLFGRSFILVVLTISAFSWLDMARVVRGQTLSLRTREFVDAARAIGVAPATIVRRHIVPNLLGVVVVYATVSVPTIVLTESVLSFLGLGVQEPMTSWGVLIQDGAQKLEAMPWLLLAPAVMLCVTLYCVNFVGDGLRDALDPKDR, from the coding sequence ATGACGCCTGTTTCCTCTTCGATCGAGCTGCCTCGGCCGGCCGATACGCCGCCGCGCTCGCGCACGCCGCTCGAGCTCGCCGCGCGGCGCTTCGTGCGCAACCGCGCGGCGCTCGCGAGCCTTGCGGTGCTCGTACTGATCGCGCTCGCGTGCTTCGTCGGGCCGCTTCTTTCTCCTAACGATCCCGCCGCGAGCGACTGGTCGTCGATCAGCCTCGCGCCGACTCTCGCGAACATGCACTGGTTCGGCACCGACGAGCTCGGCCGCGATCTGCTCGTGCGCACGCTGATCGGCGGGCGCGTGTCGCTCGAGGTCGGCTTGCTCGGCACGTTCGTGTCGGGGCTCTTCGGCGTCGCGTGGGGCGCGATCGCGGGCTTTGCCGGCGGGCGCGTCGACGCGACGATGATGCGGGTCGTCGACATGATGTATGCGATCCCGTATCTGCTGATCGCGATCCTGATGATGACGCTGTTCGGCCGCTCGTTCATCCTCGTCGTGCTGACGATCAGCGCGTTCTCGTGGCTCGACATGGCGCGCGTCGTGCGCGGCCAGACGCTGTCGCTGCGCACGCGCGAGTTCGTCGACGCGGCGCGTGCGATCGGCGTCGCGCCCGCGACGATCGTCCGGCGCCACATCGTGCCGAATCTGCTCGGCGTCGTCGTCGTCTACGCGACCGTCAGCGTGCCGACGATCGTGCTGACCGAATCGGTGCTGTCGTTCCTCGGACTCGGCGTGCAGGAGCCGATGACGAGCTGGGGCGTCCTGATCCAGGACGGCGCGCAGAAGCTCGAAGCGATGCCGTGGCTGCTCCTCGCGCCGGCGGTGATGCTGTGCGTGACGCTCTACTGCGTGAACTTCGTCGGCGACGGTCTGCGCGACGCACTCGACCCGAAGGACCGCTGA
- a CDS encoding ABC transporter permease subunit: MLAYALRRTLWAVPTILAVITVCYLLLHFTPGGPFDSEKQLSAATLANLNAKYHLDEPMWKQYLLYLGSLLHGDLGPSFRYTDWTVNDLVRKALPVSLGVGGVSIPLSIVLGVLLGTIAAVRRDSIVDRVVMLIGNFGNVIPPFVLGPVLVLIFAILLKTSEGAGWLPAGGWGDGGWRYRVLPVALLTLINVSLLARVMRGSMIETLSSNFIRTARAKGLPGRTIVMRHALKPALMPVVSLFGTVCISSITAAVVTESVFALPGLGQLVVNGAINRDYTLVLGLVVLTTVCAVLFNLLVDLAYAWLDPRIRY, encoded by the coding sequence ATGCTGGCCTATGCATTGCGGCGCACGCTGTGGGCGGTGCCGACGATTCTCGCCGTCATCACCGTCTGCTATCTGCTGCTGCACTTCACGCCCGGCGGGCCGTTCGACAGCGAGAAGCAGCTGTCCGCCGCGACGCTCGCGAACCTGAACGCGAAGTACCACCTCGACGAGCCGATGTGGAAGCAGTACCTGCTGTATCTCGGCTCGCTGCTGCACGGCGATCTCGGTCCGTCGTTCCGTTATACGGACTGGACCGTCAACGATCTCGTGCGCAAGGCGCTGCCCGTGAGTCTCGGCGTCGGCGGCGTGTCGATTCCGCTGTCGATCGTGCTCGGCGTGCTGCTCGGCACGATCGCCGCCGTGCGGCGCGACAGCATTGTCGATCGCGTCGTGATGCTGATCGGCAACTTCGGCAACGTGATTCCGCCGTTCGTGCTCGGCCCCGTGCTCGTGCTGATCTTCGCGATCCTGCTGAAGACGTCCGAGGGTGCCGGCTGGCTGCCCGCGGGCGGCTGGGGCGACGGCGGCTGGCGCTATCGCGTGCTGCCCGTCGCGCTGCTCACGCTGATCAACGTGTCGCTGCTCGCGCGCGTGATGCGCGGGTCGATGATCGAGACGCTGTCGAGCAACTTCATCCGCACCGCGCGCGCGAAAGGCCTGCCCGGCCGCACGATCGTGATGCGCCATGCGCTGAAGCCCGCGCTGATGCCCGTCGTGTCGCTGTTCGGCACGGTCTGCATCTCGTCGATCACCGCGGCTGTCGTGACCGAATCGGTGTTCGCGCTGCCGGGCCTCGGACAGCTCGTCGTCAACGGCGCGATCAATCGCGACTACACGCTCGTACTCGGTCTCGTCGTGCTGACGACCGTCTGCGCGGTGCTGTTCAACCTGCTGGTCGACCTCGCGTATGCGTGGCTCGATCCGCGCATCCGTTATTGA
- a CDS encoding peptide ABC transporter substrate-binding protein: protein MKHTHAFAAVLAALALTTAPFASAVSVPSNVVLSDQQDLTRQVPAEIESLDPGHIESWTGNTIGLDLFEGLARIAADGSVVPGVAQSWEHKAPDTWIFKLRHDAKWSNGQPVTAANFVYSWQRLADPKTGSKYTILVEFVKNASAIIAGKQPPTNLGIRAVDPYTVEVKTEVPVSYFPELTAMAPLAPINKDTVTKFGGAWTQPKNIVSNGPYTLVDWQPNNRIVMAKSDKYWNARNVVIRKVTYLPIENDETALRMYQAGQIDYTYSIPAGGFGQVSKQFGKELRPGLQLATYYYYLKNSDSALKDKRVREALAMVLDREILTSKITQAGEVPMYGLMPKGVKGVQRPFTPDWASWPMGKRVEYAKSLLKQAGYGDSNPLTFTLTYNTNDLHKKVALFAASEWRTKLGVTAKLENVEFKVLMKQRHDGKVQVARDGWFADYNDAMTFFDLIRCGSPQNTVGYCNPKVDALVAEANQKLDDSSRTALLTQAHDLAMSEYPMVSLFQYSADRLVKPYVGGYTLTNYIDMRASQDMYLTKH, encoded by the coding sequence ATGAAACACACGCATGCCTTCGCGGCCGTGCTGGCCGCGCTCGCCCTGACCACGGCGCCGTTCGCCTCGGCCGTCTCCGTTCCCTCGAATGTCGTTCTCTCCGATCAGCAGGATCTGACGCGGCAGGTGCCCGCCGAAATCGAATCGCTCGATCCCGGTCACATCGAATCGTGGACCGGCAACACGATCGGCCTCGATCTGTTCGAAGGGCTCGCGCGCATCGCCGCGGACGGAAGCGTGGTGCCGGGCGTCGCGCAGTCGTGGGAGCACAAGGCGCCGGATACGTGGATCTTCAAGCTGCGTCATGACGCGAAGTGGAGCAACGGCCAGCCGGTGACGGCCGCGAATTTCGTGTATTCGTGGCAGCGTCTCGCCGATCCGAAGACGGGCTCGAAGTACACGATCCTCGTCGAGTTCGTGAAGAACGCGTCGGCGATCATCGCGGGCAAGCAGCCGCCGACGAATCTCGGCATTCGCGCGGTCGACCCGTACACGGTCGAAGTGAAGACCGAGGTGCCGGTGTCGTACTTTCCCGAGCTGACCGCGATGGCGCCGCTCGCGCCCATCAACAAGGACACGGTGACGAAGTTCGGCGGCGCATGGACGCAGCCGAAGAACATCGTGAGCAACGGCCCGTACACGCTCGTCGACTGGCAGCCGAACAACCGGATCGTGATGGCGAAGAGCGACAAGTACTGGAATGCGCGCAACGTCGTGATCCGCAAGGTGACCTATCTGCCGATCGAGAACGACGAGACGGCGCTGCGGATGTACCAGGCGGGCCAGATCGACTACACGTACTCGATTCCCGCGGGCGGCTTCGGCCAGGTCAGCAAGCAGTTCGGCAAGGAGCTGCGGCCGGGGCTGCAGCTCGCGACGTACTACTACTACCTGAAGAACAGCGATTCGGCGCTGAAGGACAAGCGCGTGCGCGAAGCGCTCGCGATGGTGCTCGACCGCGAGATCCTGACGTCGAAGATCACGCAGGCGGGCGAAGTGCCGATGTACGGGCTGATGCCGAAGGGCGTGAAGGGCGTGCAGCGGCCGTTCACGCCGGACTGGGCGTCGTGGCCGATGGGCAAGCGCGTCGAGTATGCGAAGAGCCTGCTGAAGCAGGCGGGCTACGGCGACTCGAATCCGCTCACGTTCACGCTCACCTACAACACGAATGACCTGCACAAGAAGGTTGCGCTCTTCGCGGCGTCCGAATGGCGCACGAAGCTCGGCGTGACGGCGAAGCTCGAGAACGTCGAGTTCAAGGTGCTGATGAAGCAGCGTCATGACGGCAAGGTGCAGGTCGCGCGCGACGGCTGGTTCGCCGACTACAACGACGCGATGACCTTCTTCGATCTGATCCGCTGCGGCAGCCCGCAGAACACGGTCGGCTATTGCAATCCGAAGGTTGACGCGCTCGTCGCCGAAGCGAATCAGAAGCTCGACGACAGCTCGCGCACGGCGCTCCTCACGCAGGCGCATGACCTCGCGATGAGCGAATATCCGATGGTGTCGCTCTTCCAGTATTCGGCGGACCGTCTCGTGAAGCCGTATGTCGGCGGCTACACGCTGACGAACTACATCGACATGCGCGCTTCGCAGGACATGTATCTGACCAAGCACTGA
- a CDS encoding cupin domain-containing protein, with protein MVPSTENTRPANAGVALGSKIRALRQRLKRTLDETATAAGISKPFLSQVERGLASPSITSLAGIAHALGVTVQYFVETPSEERSVCRGDQLRFFSFADSANLFARLTNVPEGRQLEAILVRMPPGQKRSEVTTHAGEEFLYVIEGEVSLTLEGKTFVLHAGDSAHYQSTVPHSWVNTAKIESVVVWVGTPRLF; from the coding sequence ATGGTTCCTTCCACTGAAAACACGCGGCCTGCCAATGCCGGCGTCGCGCTCGGTAGCAAGATTCGGGCGCTGCGGCAGCGGTTGAAGCGCACGCTCGACGAAACAGCGACTGCCGCGGGTATTTCCAAGCCGTTTTTGTCGCAGGTCGAACGCGGGCTCGCGTCGCCGTCCATCACGTCGCTGGCCGGCATCGCGCATGCGCTGGGCGTCACGGTGCAGTACTTCGTCGAGACGCCGAGCGAGGAGCGTTCGGTTTGCCGCGGCGATCAGTTGCGTTTCTTCAGCTTCGCCGATTCGGCGAACCTGTTTGCGCGGCTGACGAACGTGCCGGAAGGGCGCCAGCTCGAGGCGATTCTCGTGCGGATGCCGCCGGGGCAGAAACGGTCCGAGGTCACGACGCATGCAGGCGAGGAATTCCTGTATGTGATCGAAGGTGAAGTGTCGTTGACGCTGGAAGGCAAGACGTTCGTCCTGCACGCCGGCGATAGTGCGCATTACCAGTCGACGGTCCCGCATAGCTGGGTCAACACCGCGAAGATCGAGTCGGTGGTGGTCTGGGTCGGGACGCCGAGGTTGTTCTAA